The Anolis sagrei isolate rAnoSag1 chromosome 6, rAnoSag1.mat, whole genome shotgun sequence genome includes the window AGTAGTCAAACAGAGGGAATATTTCATACAGCAAGGAGGGCTTGATATCTACCAGAAATTCATTGAGCTGAGTCACACGTTGTTCAAAGGGAAGGATCAGCTCCTTTAACAGCTTATCTgtaagacaaaaggaagggaagagtcaCTTTTTGGAATGTACGAAGAGCTCTCCATGCAGGATTGGTGGGGCCCACCCTGACCTTACCTCAAGAAAATGCATTGTGCAACAAATTCACcaatttgataaaaaaaaaattatttctagAAGAGAATCTCTAAGTACCCCAGTGTGACTGTAGTTAGCTTCCTCCAGTCATTCTTCCAGAGGTTTCTAGAAATAacttctctttaggaatctctaagaTCTCCAGTGCGATTGTTAAATTTCCCAGAGAAATTGGCCATAGACTTGCACTGATGGTACCAAGAAAAAAGGGTACAGCTAAAAAAAAGGTTTAAAATCTGCAACTAAGCCTGGCTTCTTAAAAAGTTATGTATATTTAGTaggattttatgtttttttatgtttattttaaattgtctgtatggttttcctttttggcaattgaatattttgccttatatgttggaaaccaccctgagtcccctttgggagatagggcagtatacaaataaattaataataataataattattattattattatcattattatattagcctcagggccccctggtggcgcagtagataaaactgctgagctgctgaacttgctcactgaaaggttggcagttcaaatctggggagcggggtgagctcctgctgttagggccagcttctgccaacacagcagttcgaaaacaagcaaatgcgaatagatcaataggtgctgcttctgcgggcacatgacctcggaggagtttatggacaacgccagctcttcggcttagaaatggagatgagcaccaacccccagagttggaagcaacttaatgtcaagggaaacctttacctttttattcttGACCAGACCCGGCTACCTGGCTTATCAGGTGGCATATCAAAGGTTACCATGCTGACTGAGGGATTGTGAGAGGTGTAGGCCAAAAAAGGATTTTTCCAAACTTCTCTAACAAATGCTCAAAACAATCTGGGTGCTAGAGAGGGATGGACAGTTAGATAAGAGTAAGCTACATAAACAGAGAAGTAGCAGTATTGTCTGGAAGTGGGGATTTGGAAAGATTTGGTATGCAGTCATCTCTCCACATTCTCTGGAGgttcatgaaagtgaaaaactccAAACTACAGCTCACCTTTCTAAtgatctctaggtcttccagcacaactctatgaccTATTTCTCTGAATAGGTCATATTCAGGATCTAGGatcctaaagattcctagagagaagttCTTTTTAGAAAATCCCGGAGGAAGCTGACCACAAGCTGACCTTAGAGAATCTCTAAGTACTGGAGTCTCTCCTAGAAATAATTTTtttatcaaatctgtgaataattaaatttgcaaaagtcaaaattgCAATTGTAGAGGGACAACTGCACTTCTACCACCACTTTTAGGTCTTCAATGCCCCAGCACCACTCAGACCAAGTCATTCAGCTGCAGACATCTTGTTTGGTTTTTGACAGGCTGCAAAATCCCTTGTACCAAGCATCTTGAAGGAGGGAAAAGCAAACAATTGACCACAAAGATTTATGGCTCCAAGAGTATCTTGAACCTGATAAGACCAGGCATTTTATTATGCTTCTCCTGCTCTTGTGCAAGAGGCACCCTGTCCAAACCAAGATTGAGTTGAGGAGAGGTTCCAGGAGACTTATTTCCTAGAAATATCTGCTGAGTTCTAGGTATGATAATGCAAACatgttattttttccccaaagcctGCATATCTGTATGGTATgtatcagggcttcttaaaccttttccactcccAACTCCCTTTCTGCTGACAAATTTTATGTGACCCAggcatataaaatagatataaaaatcaaacatttactgataataaatcagcatttgcatagCTCGCTAAAAAGGCTGATCTTCccttttataaagtacattttgtgCAGAGCCCACTGTAAATGCTGCACATTGTTGCTTAACAGATTTGTGTGAGTCTGTGATGATTAGAAAACTTGTACCAAATTTTTCGTAACCCCAGCATTGAGCTAAAGGGACCACTTTTGGAGCCAGGAACCACAGTTTAACAAGCAGTGGTATATATGATGGTACTTGAGGCTTCAAGCATATTTAAGTTACACTCGGAAAAAGCCACACTAAATTGAATGGTCCTTACTTCTCAAAAGATATGTACTGGATATGCATTACTCTAGAACCATGATTCTCCATTCCTATCCCACCAGActctaaaaactttttaaaaaaccacagcgAATTCATTTTCTAAATTTCAAGTGACCTATGCCATATTCCGTTGGACCAGACAGACTGGATCCACAAACAAAACCTGAAAACTTAGCTCTCTAGGGCATTTTAGTTGTTAAACCTGTAGTTCTGGACCCTGGAAAGTGGTATATTCCTGCTGAATATGAGAGacagtttaaaaaaaactgctggTGCAAGCAGTCTCAGTAGCTGACAGATATAAAATGAggaaatgtacacacacacaccctaagcATCTATAGTGGATTCTTGCGAACTGTTCACAGATATCACCTGAAAAATGCAAGAGGGGGATGTGGAAGGTGAGGCTTTTAGCTATAACTGGGGAATATTGTGTATACGAGTTATTAATGTAAGTTTTTAAAATTTCTAATTGTGTTAGAGACCATGTTAACAGGGAGATTGGAAATGGGAATTGTTTATTAGCAACATTTAAAAGATTTttgatatataaaatataaatcccagtatgATTCATCTAAATCAAACACTGATGGTATAAAGGACTAAAAATGTTGGGACACATAAAGATATTAAGATAGTATTTATCTATGTTACATATTTCTAAACATTTGATGCCAGTATGTAAATAACGACAGGCTAGACCCAATTATAAGGCCTTTCTAGAAAAGAGCCACAGAATTAAAGGAATTTAAGTGTTGATTTAACAAGCCCATTTAATGAGTGTACTCTAATTGGGACTAATGATATATCAcagaattattgagttggaagagaacttgtggaccatccagtccaaccgcctgccaagaagcagggaaactgcattcaaaacacctctgacagatggctatccagcctctaatagcttccaaaaaggagcctccaccacactccaggcagagagttccaccactgaacagctctccttacagttaggaagttcttcctaatgttcaggtggcatctcctttcctgtagtttgaagccattgttcctaaaAGTTTTTCCAAGGCCTTAAATTTCATTTAATTTAAAGAATAAGAGCTATAAAACATGtaatcttccttctttcccttgctgtTACTATAACTCCTGCCCCAGGATTTTATAGTTGTGCTCCCAATCATAGATTATATATGAAGAATCTGGAGTATTTTAAGAATTCTCCTGAATCAAGAGTAGCTTGTGTTTTAGGACTGTagttcccatcagctctagttaacCAAGCTAATGATAAAGAAAGACTGGAGCTACAGTCCAAAAATTACTGCAAGACTGATTTTTCCCCATCTTGACCTAAATgctcatgattttttaaaacagcttTGCAGGAGCTTGGAAAAAGGGCATACATGGTTCAAAGAGACCCACTTTCCAGGAGATCTTTGTCAGAGACGCCAAGTAGTAGCCGATTTTCCGCCAGCATACAGCTCACACTCAGAAGGATCTTGTGACCGTTGTGAATTCTATCGAAAGTGCCTCCCACGACAACATCACTGTAGCTCTGCAAGGGCTCGTCTTTCACACTGGTCTCCTGCTGTGGGGACAGATCACCATCTGGGGACAGATCACCATCGCTAGATTCTAGTTCATACTCTGGGTATAACAGGACAGAGATGAGATTGGGTCGACAACTGTAGCAGCTAGTGGCATAGCGCTCTAAGCGTTGCTTGACTGGATTGGACTGCCCACCATCTCCAGTTTCAAAGTCAGTGAGCACCACTTCAGGTGGCTGGGAGAGATTCTGTACAGATCCAAGCACTGGAGGAGATGTTCCCTGGTTGAGAATGTTAGTGAGCAAGACCCGGACATCAAGGTGGTGATGGACGCCAGCATCAGCATACAACTTGCTGATAAGACTGTAGACTTCAGATGTAGCTGGAACATATGTGGAACGGGGCTGTGTAGATCCTGTCAGGCTGAGCCCTGGCTGCAGGTGAATATAGAGGGTGTCTTGTACCAGCCGAGCAGCTGATGTGAGAATGGGAACAAGGCGCAAGGAAAGTTTCGACAGTGGTGATGTGAGAACCAGCAGGCCTGAACGGAAAACCGACATGCTGCTCAGCAGGCAATACACCCAAACAGTTGTGcaaaagagaagagaaacaaAGGTTAGTGAGAGACAACAAACAGACTTTATACAATGCAACCACTGCCTACCACACACAAACTGAAATATCGGATCATGAACCTGGATTAGAATTTTTCAAACTTACGTTTCCATTCAACTGTGCCATTCAATAACATTGAGAAGACACTTTCATGAGGTATGAAGATACATGTGCTCTAAATTGTTGGGCTTAGTGAGATGAAATGTGAATATAGGCaatccccaggttacaaacaagataggttctgtaagtttgttcataagttgaattctatgtaagctggaacaggtatatttttaagtataATTCcagcaagattattattattattattattattattattattattattattattatagcacggggaagggttaacacccctgtatcaattgttttgctgtctgttcagaagatttcaccccactttctatcagtgtgacaattggattttgagaaattttGGTTGTTgtaaaaacaaggattggtgacaaagctttagtagagacaccttttccccatgataactcttataggagtaaatttcccttcctagggatagatttcctcacttcctgttgtctcacctccatatCTAATTAGGAGTTGCATGGGGCTTCCTGTAGAATAGCTGGTTTATGCATAATATAAAATGCATGCACCTATAGTTACTTTGCCAATTAAAAGTTCCCTACTTCTCTTCTTCTGTTTGTTCATTTAAAGCTCTCTATTTAACATTAGTTAATAGGCAATTTAACATGTGCAAATCAGTAACAGGGAGCATTTCCTTCCTACTTCTTCTTAATACATTAACTCCCAGGAAAACAGCTGAAAGGAAAGATTAGAGGGTGAGGCTATTTTATAaagtcactagctgtcccctgccacgcattgctgtggcacagtctggtaatctggaaaataaaggaattaggaagtgttggtttctaatatatgtaatttctttgtgcttgtgggaaaacagtatttttgctgtttctttgtcagtgttgatgtagagattgtctggtttgcacactctggaacatgcaacacataattgtctgtctttaggggtccctttcaagtctatgatactatatctgtgtgtgtgtgtgtgtgtgtgtgtgtgtgtgtgtgtgaatcatatctatctatttatatctatggctggatggctctttgtcaggagggctttgattacgttttcttgccctgctggaaggagttggactagatggccttaactatgggggttctgtgtgggaagtttgccccaattctgtcgttggtggggttcagcaagctctttgactgtagatgaactataaatctcagtaactacaactcccaaatgtcaaggtctatttcccccaaactccatctgtgtccatatttgggcatatggaatatttgtgccaagtttggtccagatccatcattatttgagtccacagtgctctctggatgtaggtgaacgataactcccaaactcaaggccagtgcccaccaaacccagttttttctgttggtcatgggagccctgtgtgctaagtttggcccaattccatcactggtggagttcggaatgctctttgattgtaggtgaactataaatcccagcaactacaactcgcaaatggcaaaatcaattttttgagtgatggtcactccttgggttagtaagtgtcttgtggccaaatttggctgcaattcatccaatggtttttgtgttatgttaaccccacaaacgaacattacatttttatttatatagattactccTGTCTCCTTTTCTCAAGGCTCTACAATCTCCTATTCTCAGTTCCTTGAAcgaagggcacttccacacagccctatatcccagaatatatgacagttcacactgtcatatattccagttcaaagcagaaaatatggtccccttccacacaactgaataaaatctcacattttcttctttgaactggaatatatggcaccatgaactcagggcccttccctacagccctatatcccagaatatcaaggcagaaaatcgcacaatatctactttgaactgtgttgtctgagtccacactcagataatgtgggattatctgccttgatattctgggttatatggctgtgtggaaggacctgccCAGctctacagctcccatgattccatagccttgagccctggcagttcaagtggtgtcaaactgtgttaactctCCAGTGGAGATGCAACCTGAGAACCAATAAACAAAGACGTATAAGGCCTCCTTTTTACCTActcctctctctttcccagggcccttccacacagccctatatcccagagtatcaaggcagaaaatcccacaacatctgctttgaactgggttatcttgtcATCGAACACAGAAAcctctgccttcaagttgatctgactgcagcagggagttccccACTTCCTGAtagtgtgggatttcctgccttgatattctgggatatagggctgtgtataTGGCACCATGAACTCATGCTtgcacacagtcctatatcccagaatatcatggcagagaattccacaatatctactttgaacttggttatctgagtcaaataatgtgggattttctgccttgatattctgggatatagggctgtgtggaaggacacaCCCAGatctacagcttccatgattccatagccttgagccctggcagttcaagtggtgtcgaaTTGTGTTAATTCTCCAGTGGAGATGCAACCTGAGAGCCAATAAATAAAGGCCTCCTTTTCACCCActcctctctctttcccagggcccttctacacagccctatatcccagaatatcgaggcagaaaatcccacaatatctgctttgaactgggttatcttgtcATCGAATACAGAAAGTTGATCTgaccgcagcagggagttccacagttcctgatagtgtgggatttcctgccttgatatcctgggatatggggctgtgtgggagggcccccaatcttttaaaaatacaaagaggcATGTAGGAAGAACACAGAAAcccctgccttcaagttgatctgactgcagcagggagttccacagttcctgatagtgtgggatttcctgccttgatattctgggatatagggctgtgtgggagggcccccaatcttttaaaaatacaaggaGGCATGTAGGAAATGAGACTGAAAAGGAAGACCTGGAGGAGACACACtgtgggggtgcatctacactggagaattaacgcagtttgacaccacttgaaccgccagggctcaaggctatggaatcacgggagctgTAGACCTgcgagatctttagccttctctgacagagTTCAGGCGCttcacccaactacaactcccagctgtAGCTGTCAGACATGGCTgatcaagtggtatcaaattgcgtTAATTCTCCAGATGCCAGGCTCAGAGTCACGACTCTCCCGAGGTTTGACAACCCACAGCCCtcccagcagaaaggaagaaagaaggaccaAATCCCCCAACTGGCGCTCACCTGCTGGGCAGCCCCAGCTGAAGCCTCGCCCGACCCGGAAGGACTTTCGTCAGAACCGGAAGCATTTCTTCACTGAggggtgggaaggagagagaggcatcacatattttaaaagatttgaATATTTGAATTAAAAAGCTTTGTATTGTCCTTTTGGTGGGATCAGCCTGGCTCTTTTAGATTACCTTTTAAATAAAGGCAATCTTATTATATCCAGTTCCATTTGAGCAATTTCAGATTGAAAAGCTAAGAAAGGGCGGGATGGGGGCGTGGCCAACGAGAGTGGGCGTGGCTTTGGCGAAATGGGGGCGTGGCCTCTCTTGGCTTCCATCCACACTGCCTGATGCTCTATCTCTGTAggaatgcaatttgacagcagTTGAATTGCTGtgactcaatgctagggaatcttgGTTGTGGTTTGACaatctctttagccttctctgccaaagagtgctggtgcttccctaactccaaatcccaggatcctgTAGCTTTGATCCAGGACAGTTCAAGGGGTATCAATCTGGATtaactctatagtgtagatgtactccaacactcaaaccacatcttctatataaataaaaatgtaatgttcgtttgtgggattaacataactcaaaaactactggatgaattgataccaaatttggacacaagacacctactaacccaaggagtgaccatcactcaaaaaaattggttttgtcatctgggaattgtagttgctgggatttatagttcacctacaatcgaagagcattctgagctccaccaacaatgggattgaactaaacttggcacacagaactcccatgatcaatagaaaacactagtagggtttggtgggcattgaccttaaggtttggagttgtagttcccctacatccagagagcactgatggatctggaccaaacttgacacgaatactcaatatgtccaaatatgaacacagatggagtttgggggaaatagaccttgacatttgggagttgtagttactgggattcatagttcacctacaatcaaagagcattctgaaccccatgaacgatagaatcggggcaaacttcccacactgaacccccatgactaacagaaaatacttaagttcatccagtccaactcccttcataatcaaagccctcctgacaaagagccatccagccatagatatagataggtatatatgattcacacacacacacatagtatcatagttttgaaagggatccctaaagaaggacaatgatgttGCATGTTCCtaagtaggcaaaccaaacatcacactgacaaagaaacaagaaatactgtttacctacaagcatacagaaattatgtatattagaaaccaacactttctcattactttattttccagatcaccaggcagggccacagcaaagcgtggcaggggatagctagtatgtatgtgtatatatgtatatatgtgtatatatatagggaAGCATTCAGGTATATGCTAAACTCCACTTGATATTGAAACacagaaagcaaaataaataatattgtatattatttatattattttatattacatggaatgttactaatattacagtataatggtataatacaatatagtaatatataatactgatattgtgctatgctaatatatatgtgtgtgtgtgtgtgtgtgtgtgtgtgtgtgtgtatcaccgctttgagatatataaatataaataaagtaaataaataaataaataaataaatatatcttgtaagatgctctgagtccccttcggggtgagaagggtggcatataaatgtcataaataaataaaattaaagagcTACAAGACTAAGGGCCAACATTATTGAAGCAATGGACAATTAAGACTCATTAGATTAGCAAAAAACCTGTTTCTGAaatgaaatatgctaaaaaatacTTTGCTAACATAGATGGGAGTACTTCCAAGCATCAGCATTAAACACACgagtcaacacacattttgatgtctCAAATGTTCGCCTTggttctggatatatttgacctgctgcttccaaaaatggcaatagttttcccctatcagctctactTTATGGGATACAGAACACATGGCATCTACTAGTCGGGGATCTGCTCTCCCATAGAAAAccttgggctcttccacacagccctatattccagaatatcaaggcaagaaatctcacattgtctgagtgtggactcagataacccagttcaaagcagatattgttttttgccttgatattctaggatttagggctgtgtggaggggcctaaaatatgagggcccttccagacaggctctatatcccaggatctaatcccaggttttctgtttatcccagattaactgGCAATGCGGATTCAtataaacctgggatcagatcctgggaaataaggcctgtctggaagggccctcaggccctttctacattgccataaaatccagattatcaaatcaaataatccagattatctatttttaactggattatatgagtctgcactgccatgtaatccagttcaaagcaaataatctggattttatatggcagtgcatatGGGGGactaagaaactagagttgatgtggtctagccaatgcaatcttctgaatcagcaccccaaataaccccaagaataGAGCTTaaaaccaagataccaagaaAAAATGGTCCTGAAGTCTCAGTGTTTGGGATATCTTTGAACCAGTCTGTGGCATCTATCCATCAACATTCAGCTCTTGGAATTGGTAtgcaaaatatcaaggcaggcttAATTTCCAAAGTGTCCAATTTGGagaactctctctttctcttctatatgcacactcacacacatttCTACCTGGTTAGAGGAACTTGTATGGTGAGGGCAAAGTGTTGTACCCATCCATATTATTCAACTATTCTTAAGCATGATGTTTACCCTCTGTGTCTTTAGTGAAGTTTACCCCCAGATTACTGATTGTTATTGATGCCTGGGAAGGCTCAATAACAATCACTCCCTTAATATTTCTTATGCTTTATCATATAGCACCCTTCAATCTGGGGTCCACACTCATCTACCCACTCTCATATTATAGGAGTATTTTGGTGTGTATCATCTGAGAGCTCAGGCAAAGGTGACAGAGTgagcgcccttccacacagccctatatcccagaatatcaaggcagaaaatcctgcattatctgagtgtggacttagataacccagttcaaagcagatattgtgggattttctgccttaatattctgggatatagggctgtgtggaagggccctgagagaccaGGTCCAGGAatatatgaaatgaaatgagacaACCTCAACGAAATTGctgaaattgcattttatagctgCTCATTTATACACAGAATACATTTATACATCATGCCacaaagaacaatttaaaacaggCATAAACCCTAATACCTCCCTCCACCCCTCACCCAGGTACTTTATGCGATAGTTTAttgcctttcccttcttctcagaTATCTTTAGAAAGGAGACGACTTCATTATACGAGATTTGTTTGGGTTCATATGACAGTATAAaccgaggccccatctacactgccatctaaaatccacattatttcttttgaactggattatatggcagtgtagattcatataatccaattcaaagcagataatcctgaatcagatcctgggatatagggcagtgtagatccaacctgataGTGTCTCCACGTCAATGACGAAATGTCAGACATCTTTGGTCATAAAACATCATATTGTACATGGTAGACTGTCAGCAGGTAagaatatacatttatatattaatATCCATAGAGTGTTTCATCCTCACAATACTCATGGGCATGTATATACAAAAAGATATTGTAGCACATTTAAGACTGCTTTCGTCTGATGAAGtagactaaggactttatcacacataaCACAGAAAGCGCTTTTAAAATAGCCAACCCATGATTTAAGAAGGCTAAATAAGGACTGGATATATACCCACCCCATCACTTCTGAATCTCTCCTTTCTATATCCAATAAAATAATGTGCCTTTGACTTATCGCACCGCAGAGGGAGGACTCCTCCCAATCCATCCAATGTTCCCCACATCACTgacttccatttatttatttacttggcaTATCTTGCACAACCACAAAAGTTTATGACCTGCATCGAAATGCAGAAATGTAAAAACTTTTTTTGGCCCTGTGGAGCTATGCAGTTCCAATCTTTTAAATAGGAAGCATTCCCAGGGAAGTGGACACGTTAACTGCTTTATCATTCTTCGACTCCCACTGGGAATGCCATTGCAGTTGTTTCATCAAAGGAGAATCAAACAGGATAAAAGATCACATCCAAAACATGCTCCGAAAGACATGTCACTTGCACAGAGGATGAGCTGCAGACAGACATAAAGGTTGAGTAAAGTTGATTGTTTCCCACTGTACAAAAGGTACTGTTAGCAGATCCTTTCCCTATGAGCGCCTACAGGTTACCTTCAAAATGCACCTTCTGTCATGTGAAATGATTTGTAGGCAAATGGTATCAGAGACAGGGTATAACACTGTGTGATAACGTACTAACGGTGCATCTACATCAcaaaattaatgctgtttgacatcatggctcaacgctatggaatcatgagtgtTTTTGTTCTATATcatcttagccttctctgccaaagggtgctggggcctcaccaaactacagctcccataattccatagcatgatCATTAAAGTATCAAgcttcattaattctataatggaGCTTATGCTAAAAAATTATTTCAGTCTCAGAGGTGCTTCATTATCCCTTTGCATACCAATGCCAAACAACACAATTATGTTTTTGAATTTTAACACTTGTGAAGTAGTCTGAAAGATAGTGATTTGTCCAAGGTACAGCAACAAGGTTCACACCGAGTTGGAACTTATTGTAGGGTCTCTCATGATCCTGGTTTGGCACTGTAACCATTATACCACATGGACTCTTAAATGAACTGGGTTTACGAAGAACTTGCTTAGGATGGGCGAAGGGATATGAAATCATTAgcaattctttcttttttaaagccacaGTGCAACACCAAAGCAGCAAAACGAAGATGGTCATCATCAGCAAGATACCTGAATAGAATGAtaaaaaatagagagagagaaggcatcAAAAAAGAGAAACAATTTGCAGAAGAACTAAACATGTCAGAACAGACATAGGGAACATGTAGATGAGTTGCCGAACATTATTTcattttgtaaacattttttttctcttataataataatttttattgatttatcacaattactacatttgttatacatttgttattactgt containing:
- the COASY gene encoding bifunctional coenzyme A synthase produces the protein MELDIIRLPLFKSEEMLPVLTKVLPGRARLQLGLPSSMSVFRSGLLVLTSPLSKLSLRLVPILTSAARLVQDTLYIHLQPGLSLTGSTQPRSTYVPATSEVYSLISKLYADAGVHHHLDVRVLLTNILNQGTSPPVLGSVQNLSQPPEVVLTDFETGDGGQSNPVKQRLERYATSCYSCRPNLISVLLYPEYELESSDGDLSPDGDLSPQQETSVKDEPLQSYSDVVVGGTFDRIHNGHKILLSVSCMLAENRLLLGVSDKDLLENKLLKELILPFEQRVTQLNEFLVDIKPSLLYEIFPLFDYFGPSITDPDLKCIVVSKETLKGGLAVNKKRVENGLSELALHTIKLAIDPQHASYEEEKISSSSMRCRLLGTLLRPPRKGLFPPPHLYVIGLTGGSGSGKSSIAQHLVRLGAFHVDMDHLGHDIYMPGGPVYEQVVEAFGTDILKEDGTINRQALGAKVFGDKEQLRMLNNIMWPVMAQMAKEKIEEAAAQGKSVCILDGAVLLEAGWTDLVNEVWTVIIPEDEAIKRIVARDGISEEAARLRLQSQMPNSQRVKQSHVVLCTMWEPEVTCELTEKAWALLQKRLKAK